The genome window TTTTGACGATTAATAAATATTTCCCCAGCAATAAAGCCTTCAACTTTTTTAGGAAAATTTTGCAAAAACGGGATAATTAATCTAGAGTTTTCGCCTTTTAGAATTTTCAGATCTTTAGTAATTCGACTAATGAAATTTTTTACTTCTTCTTCACTATACTTTTTTGTGCTTTCTAATTGGTCAAATAACTGTGACAGTGCTAAAGGCTGAAGATTATTATCAGTAAAAATAGACTTTTTCTCTTTTACATCACTCCATTTTAATGGCAAAGCAATCAAATTTCCAAATCCTTTTTCAGGTAATCGATCTTGATTAGGAATCATACGATCAAATGATGACAAATCAAGACTTTCACTAGTAATCATCGACTCTACTAAAATCAATTTACCAAGAAATCTAGCTGTACTTGCCGCAATTGGTTGACTAAAAAATATCCATAGATGATAACTATTACCAGATGATGATATTTCAGGAAGACAGTTAAGATCATATTTTTGGCAAGTCCTAATTACCGCCTTAGTCATTTTATAAGGTTCAGCGGCTGATTGATGTTTATCAAAATCAAAAACTAATAGCTTTGTTTTATCATCTTTTAATAAAGGATAGATCCCGTAACGATGATATTTATCTGAAGAAGAAATCTGCTCATAAATCACTTTCCTAGTATAAGGAAGATATTGTTTCTTCAGTTTTGACAATGCTTCTTTATTATTTCGCAATTGATAAAAGATTCGCCAATTTTTTAATGCTGGACTATACCCTTTACCATTACTCCACTTTTGAGCAAATACATCAGGACGACCTGCAAAATAATCAGCATATAATGCTAACTTTTCACTAGTTGTTCTTTTCTTAGCTATAAGACTTAATAATTCCTGTTCACTAACAATCCAATCCGTCCCTTTATCAGTGGTAATTGAGTAAAATTTTTCTTTAGTTTCGTAATGCCAATATACTTGAGTAACGGTAATGATATCACCGTTATTTAACGCGTATTCTTTACCTATTTCCATGTAGTTTAACTCCATTTAGCTAGCTACTATTATTACCCATCAAGATTCTCGAAATTTTAGATTAGCCAAATCATTTAACAACATCATTAATCATATCTCTTAATTCTTCGCTAAAGCCATTTAAATCTTCATCTGTAATTACTTTCTCTGATATTAACTGCAATAAAATCTGAAACATGGATCTCCTCGATGCTTCAACAATAACCCCCGGCGATTTTCGATCTGCTTTTATTCGTTTTTCCAACTTCCAAAATTTATTTGCTGCCGAACCATCACCATCTAATATTCTTTTGTATTCTTGGTTAAGTCGATTCATATATCTTTCTTGCCATTCTGGAAGCAGCTTGTTGAATAATTGCCAGTCACTTTTAGAGATATTATTCATTTCTCCTTACCTCGCTTTTACTTTAATTATACGATTAAATTGCTTTATAAAATTCGACTTTTTGCGCCTTATACTAACACCAAAGCCTACTCCACCCCAACATGGAATTCACATTCAAAGATGGTATTAAAGTTTACATAGCACTCCGCTCTTCGAATTTGGATGCTATTTTTAGTTAATCATAATTGCATTTCATATTCATATATTAACCACTTATCTTTCTATCAATCACAAATATTGTTTTTACTGATATATTCACACTATCAAATATATCAGGAGGCATTCTAATCATGTTAATTAAGGCAAATAATCTTACTAAAAGATACGGAACAAAATTAGCTCTAGATAACGTAAATTTACAGATCGATCGCGGTCAATTAATTGCTTACCTAGGTACTAATGGTGCAGGAAAATCAACTACTATCAATCTTCTTACTGGTTTAATGACGCCAACCTCCGGGATGATCGCACGCCGTCAAGGAATAAAAATTGGCGTTGTCTTCCAAGATAGCATTCTTGATAAAGAGCTTTCAGTTAAAGATAATCTTAACTTTAGATCAAACTTATATCATGAAGATCATACTGAATGGGTTCACCATTTAATTAACTTAATGGGTCTCACTCACTTTCTAAATCAGCGCTATGGAACATTATCTGGGGGACAGCGACGAAGAGTTGACATCACTCGTGCCTTGATTACTGACCCAGATATTCTTTTCCTTGATGAACCGACAACTGGATTGGATTTACAAACGCGACTTGTTATTTGGAACCTCCTTCAAAGGCTACAAAAGGAACATGGTCTAACTATTTTTCTAACAACTCATTACTTAGAAGAAGCCGAAAATGCCGATCAAATGTATATCTTAGAAAACGGCAAAATTTTAGTTTCTGGCTTAGCAACCGATATTAAACAACATTATGCACCAACTAAATTAGTGGTTACAACAAATGGACATAAGCTACAAACTAACTACTCTGAGAAACAATTAACATCTCAAAAATTTTCTTTTGATGGTCTTAATTGTTCAGAAGTTATTACATTACTACATAGCAATCAAGAATATATCATTAACTTCTCATATACCCCCGGTTCAATTAACGATGCTTTTGTCAAAATTACCGGAAAGGAGCTTCAATAATATGATCGCGTTAATTAAAAGAAACTTAAAGATTTACTTTGCTAATAAGATTGGTGTCTTGATGTCTTGCCTTGGTGCTTTAATTTCATTCTTTATTTATATTGGTTTTTTGCAGCAAAACCTGATATCTTCATGGCAATCATTGCCTCATGCAAAGGAAATGTTAGATTTATGGATGATTAGTGGAATTGTCGCCATCGCTGGCATTACCACTTCGTTTCAAGCTCTTGGTCAATTAGTCAAAGATCGAGAAAGTCGAACATGGGATGATTTAAGCCTAACTGATTTGACACCGTTCCAAATTAATTGTAGCTATTTAACTGCAACAATATTTATTAGCACACTAATGCAGATTATTACATTCTTCATCATGGCAGTTTACTTTATTTTAGTAGATAGTATTACTATTCCAACTACTGCATTGCTTCCTGGATTAGTTTTTATTGTTTTAGGTGCAATTGGCGCAAGTGCTGTTAATTTAATTATTGTTGATCTAATCCATTCTTCTACGACTTTTAGCCGCCTTTCTGCCATAATTGGCGCAGCTTCCGGATTTATGATTGCTACTTATATGCCCTATGGAACATTATCCAAATCAGCACAATTTGTAGTAAAATTATTTCCAAGTAGTTATGAGGCTGCTAGTTTGCGAAGCCTTCTGCTAAATAAACTAAGCAAAAAATTTTTACCGCCATCCAGTCGGTACCAAATGATTGAATATCTGGGTATCCACTTCAAGATTCATGGTTATCAGTTAAATAATTATAGTAATGCATTAATGATTGTGGGAATGTCTATAGTTTTAATAGGTCTTGGAGCTGTTTTGGCAAATCGATATCAGAGGAAGAGTTAATTGTGCAAATTCATTTTCAGTCAGATCCATTACTAGGTCCTGACGATCTTAATGTTACTGTGAACGCTGTTGCTAAAAACGACAAAGTTATTAAGCTGCTTAATTATTTAGATAAGTATAATCAAAAAAGTAGCTCCTTAATCCCAATAAAAACAGAAGACAGGATTTTAACTATAAAGCAAACAGAGCTTATCAAGGTAGAGGTAACCAAAAACATTCTCTCTTTTTATACAAAAAGTGATGTAATTCAAACAAACGGACGACTATATCAGGTATTAACAAGGCTTAACGAAAATTTTGTTCAAGTATCAAAACACGCCATTATTAATTTAAATCATTTACTTTCCTTAGAAGCTGGATTTACTGGTAACATGATTGCTAAATTAAATTTTGATCAACGTGCCGATGTTTCACGGAAATATCTACCAGAGTTAGAAAGAAGATTGGGACTATAAAATGATAAATTTAAAAAGGGGTATCCGTTACTTTATTCGCGGGATGGGTTATGGATCTATTACTTATCTCGCAATTATTGCATTTCTCACACATAATATGACTGTTTCTACTACTAGTGTCATTACAGTGTTCATTATTAGTGGATTGATCGGGGAATTAAGTTTTGTCTTTCAAACAGAACTACCGTATTCGATCGCTCTCGTTATTCACCTAATCGGGACCTTTATTCTATATTCTGTAATGATGCTAATCAATCACTGGCCTCTTAATTGGCAAACCATTGTAATTTTCATTATCGTCTATATCGCTATTTGGCTTTTTATTCGTTTGTTAGAAGAGCAACATATTAATCGAATTAATAAGCAAATTAGAAACAGGCAAAAATAAATTTTGTATCGCAATCATCGCTTCGTTACTAAAATGAGGTGATGATTTTTGTATAGGTTAATGTCCATACAATCAGACGTTTGATAACTTCTTAGTTTCACATTTGCTTGTCGATCTGTCATTTCGTTGCCTCCCTTAACACTTTTCTTTTATATAAAACGTTAAGTACACGGTTACCCTACAAACGCCTACTTGACTATCGAAATAGAACATAGAATACTCGACTAGTTAGTTCAAAATAAAAAGAATCACCATCTTTCAACGTTACATAAAGTTCACGTTCAAAGATGGTGAAGTGGTTAATTTAACTATTTAAGGTTGAGTTTTCAATGCAATGATCGCCATTATTATCTCATTGAAGGCTGACAAAGATTTCCGTATATCCGTTACCTTACACCTCTTACAAAAATAGTGAGACGAATCATTTAATTAACTGGTTTAATTCGTTGATGTCCACAGCGTTAAGGTCAATTGCTTCTCCACCTAACCAGTCTAAAAGGTCCGGATCAACTTGCCCTTTTTGGTAATCATCATAATACTGCTCTAAAGCACCGACACCACCAATATCTTCAATAATACCGTAACCACGGGCTTTTTGAACATGTGGTAGCTCCTCATTAGTAACTGGTTGAATTTTTTGGACATGAAGTTTAAACTCCCAGCCGTCCCCATAGTCATAATGAATAGTTAATTTATCTTTTTCATTTAATAATGAGACCGTTGCTAGATCAAGCTTAACTTTTGTCATCCCTCCTGGCACAAAATCCTCTGACTGAGTATAAAATTCCTCAGTCTGTTCATTAATTGCATCATACAAGTGTGCCAAGTCGCCATGAAACATCAAAATCACTGTTTCAGCAAGTTCCTCAATTGTACTACTACCCTTAATCACGAACGTACGGCTTGCTAGCGGTTTGAAATCAGCTAATTTAGCAGTAATTACATACGCTTGGTCATAGTTTTCCGGATTAATCAATTGACGGTTACCAACATTCGCTGACGTATCTGCTTGTGCCGGAGATAGTTCATCAAGTAACTGCTGAATAAAGGAATCTTGATAGTCATCTTCTGGCGCAGCTAATTCCGGTTCTCCATTGATAATATCGTAGCTTGTATCTAGATAGTCTACAACATCCCTAGAAGCTGATTGGCTCACGATCCCTGTGTGACTTAGAAAAACATAAAAATTGGATAACGTAGCAGAAAGAAGATCCTCATCAATTTGATCTAACGTTCCGGCAAAAAAGATGTTTGGCGCAGCTAGGTTAGTAGTGACCGTGCAAATTTTATTTTTTAACATGAAATGGTTCAAAAATTGATCCAAGATACGACGAGCAGTCTTATCATCCCCCATTAACTGACCATCAGCACTGGCGATAAACTGGTCAATCATTTGCTGGTTGTTTTGGCTAATCGCTTGAACTGTTGCTGGATTATCTACTGAGGCTTTTCCTTCGTCATCCGCTTTACCGGATATTCTTTATTAACCAATTGGCAAAATTTCATTAATACTTCCTGATCATTTCCAGATAGAGCTAACAATAAGTAGACAAGATCATTGAAATCCTCAGTTGATGAAAAATCATCATTATCGTTAAGGGTTTCCTTAAATTCTGCTTGGTGGCTAGCAATTATCTGCAAATAATTTTTAAGCTTTTTGTTTTCAGCAGATGGGATTGGCCGGTATAGATTAAATGAAAAAACATTTTGCATTAACCAAGTACGTTGCGGATCAACCAAAAAGGGCATTTCATTTAGAAAGTTAATGGTAACTTGACCAAACTTACCCTCGCCTAATTTGTCAGTAAAGACTGGCAAACCAGTTTCCTCTTCTACATATAGGTAGTATGTTTTATTATCAATCTTTACCGGACTAAGCTGCCACCGTCGTAAAGGTTTTTGGCTAATCTTACCAGTATTATGAGGTAGCCGATCAGCCAAATCAGGACTATAAAATAACTGCGCCATGATGATTGCTCCTTTATTTTTGAATGTGTGAGAAATGAATTTTATTCGCTGTCTATAAAAGAAAGCGAAGGGAATATCACTTATAGTTTACAGTTGTAAGAATGTCCAAGCAAGTTATGATCCCTGAACATTAATCCACAGTTTTAGCAAATTTTTGATAGTAGTAACCATTTTACTTAAACTGATATTGGGCGATTTTTTGCAAATAACTTTGGCGGCGTTGCGGGGATGACCAGGAAATCCCGCCAAAGTTAAGCCATTTCCGATGCTCAAAGCCAAGTTGTTTCAGGGTCGTATTAACAAATACCCGCTGAATAGCATTCCCACAGAAAAACCGCAAGTACCAAGTTGGCGAAGTTGAAGTAGTTAATACATAGCAATGCTGGACGTTCGTCAGTAGCCCTTTAATTCCGGTCCTGGTTACCGTATGGGAGAGATCGGCTCCCTCTTTCATCACCTTATCAATAAACCCCTTTAACATTCCGGGAATACTATTCTACCAGCAAGGAGTTCTAAAAATTACTGTCCAACACGATTTTAAAAGTTCTAAATATTTGCGCACCAAGGGATCAACTGTCCCTCCTTGATGATACAATGAAAGTTCTTCCGCAGAATAAGTAGGATCAAAATGTTCCGCATAAAGGTCAATTAATTGAACCAATTAGTCGAAAAAAGTTAGAAATTAACACTTGACCATCGAGTTCATGTTGGATTTGAGTTATACTTTTTATTGTGCAAGACCCCTTTATACTTTGTTTTTAGTTATTTGTTTTTAGTTATTTAAAGTATAGTCCAAAGGGGCTTGCTTTTTTAATTTTTCATAAAAAAAACTGATAACCTCGCCTGTTTGACATGGTTATCAGCTTTCAAGTTTCAGTTATAAATGAATAATTTGGATCGTTCGCAAATGACGCGTGAGTTTACTATCCGCTTCCAATTGGGCAAGCGTCCGCGATAATGTTTCGGGGGTTGTCCCAAGGTATGAAGAAAGGTCCTTGAGTTTCAAGGGTAGCTTAACTTTCGAACTCTGTTGATCAACCATCAATTGTTTCAGATAAGTCACTACCCGTTCTTCAATGTTTGGTAGTCCCATTAGCCGTGTTTGCTGACGAAGACTTTCAATCATTGCTGCCTGTCCTGCCATTAGTTTTAAGGCAATTTCGCTTTGGTGGTGAATCAACTGGATAAAGTCTTGCCGATTAAGAATACAGATATCACTGTCTGTAGTCATTTCTACATAACTACTATGGTTGGCAACCCCCAGGAGCCAGGTTTCACCAACATAATCACCTGTCTTCAGCATTCGTTGCACCCGTTCTTCACCATCTTCACTTAGTTGGTACATTCGACCATGGCCACTTTTTACAATCATTAACCGGTCATCCATGTCTGGACTCACAACAATTGTTCCGCGCTTAATACGCTGGTGATGAACCAGCTGTTCCACTTGGCGCTGGCGTTCTAAACTTAACTGATTAAAGAGCGGAACCAGGTGAACACAAAGTTCTTCTTTCATTAGAGTATCCTCCATCATTTAATGTTAGAAGTCATCATCATCTTCTTCAGTATACAACCCCATCCGTAAATCATGCCCCAAGAAGCGCTGGGTTAAAGCAATTTGCTTTTTGATCCATGACAATAATTCAGTTAAATCTACTGCTAATTCGGGCCATTCTTCTTTATTGCCAAGAGCAATGGCCTTCGTGATAAAGAGAATCTGCGTGTCAAAATCCTTTACCAAGGCAAATAATTGGTCATCCCCTGGTAAATACTTATCAGCACCACTTTCTTCTAGCATGGTAAATTCACGAAACTGATCCGTCGTCGTTGGGATACTCTCACCATTCTGAACTAGCAGCTGATTCAGGTGATTAAATGCTTCCTGTTCATGCGCAATCCAATCATCGCCATATTGGGATAAAAACAATGCCGCATTCCCTTTCGTAAACAGCTTTGCCTGACTAATCTTTAGTGAATGAATTAATAAGTTAGCAATGATATGACCCGTCATCGCCCCTGCCGTTGGTGTATGGTGATCAATATCGCTCTGTTTTAGTTCCTGTTGATACTGTTCTTCACTAGTCATCTGATAGCTCCTTTACCTTAATTCCCTGAACCGTGTATCCCATTTTTTCAATATTTGCTTGAACATCATCGGGTGAAGCTTTGGCCAAATCTAGTGTAAATTTAACCTTTCCCGCATTGAACAGTACCTTCACGTCATCGGTCCCGTCAATGGTTTCAACACTTTTTTGAATCTTAGTTAGGCATGATGGACAAGTTAAACCATCAAGTTTCATCATTACTTTTTCCATGGTTATCACTCCTTTGTTATTTTCATTGTAGTTTAGCCACCGTAAATAAAAATTGATTATCATCAATTTTGAGAAATTCGTTTCATCAACCGCATACTGTTCAAAATAACAATCAGAATACTAAGCTCATGAATCAGCATTCCTGATGCCATTTCGATATAACCAACAAAAAGTCCAATAAACAATAGCACTACCGTCAGTAAGGCAATCAAGATGTTTTCATTCATATTGGTGATGGTTCGCCGTGCCAAGCGAAAACTGGTGACTAGACTATTCAGATCTGATTTCACAAGTACTAGGTCGGCTACATCCATTGCAACATCAGTACCGGAACCCATTGCCACTGCAACATCAGCTGCGGAGAGTGCCGGACTATCATTAATCCCGTCACCAATAAATGCGATCCGGTGACCGTCAGCCTGTTGCTGTTTGAGATAGTCAGCTTTCCCTTGAGGAAGCATCGCTGCGTGAACTTCATCGATTGGCAGGTTAGCTGCGATCTGATGAGCGGTTCCTTCATTATCGCCAGTCAACATTATGAGTCGTTTGACCCCTAACGCTTTTAATTGTCGTAACGCCGATTGTGCCTGTGATCGTAACTGATCTTTGATACCAAAGATTGCCAATTCATGGTGATCCATGCTGGCAAAAATAACAATCGAATTTCCATCACTCGTCAGTTGATCAATGAGTTGGTCGAGAGTTGAACTGTACCTAATAAGTCTTTAATCAGGGTTGGATTACCTAATAAGTACTCACCTTCACCAATTTGCGCTCGGATTCCCTGTCCCTTAATCGTTTGAATATCGGTTGGTTGATAATCGTGCTTCCTATCTAGCTTGCCAATTGCTTGTGCCAACGGGTGGTCCGATCGTTGTTCAACTGCTACCGCTTGATCAATAATCGTCTGTCGGTCTCCGTTCAGAACATTGACACTAGTAACAACCGGCTTCCCGATAGTTAAGGTACCCGTCTTATCAAAGGCAATCGTGTCAATATGCTTCATTCGGTCCATGACATCGGAACCCTTAAAGAGAATCCCCTGACGAGCACCATTACCGATTCCAGCAACAGTAGATGCAGGGACACCAATCACAAGCGCACCTGGACAGCCAAGAACCATTACGGTAATTGCTAACCGCACGTCTCGTGTAATCAAGCCAACCATAATTGCTACCAATAGCACAACTGGCGTGTAATAACGGGCGAAGCGATCAATAAAGCGTTGCGTCTTCGTTTGCGAATCCTGAGCTTCTTCCACTAGTTCAATAATTTTACCGAACGTAGTATCTTCGCCTGCCGCGGTAGTATTCACCGTCACCGTCCCATTCTCCAAAATGGTTCCCGCAAAAACTGCATCTCCAGGATGTTTCTTAACTAACCGGGACTCCCCAGTAATACTGGCTTCATTTAGAACGGCAGTCCCAGTCTTGATCGTGCCATCGACTGGAACCTGATTTCCAGTCTTAATTAAGACCATGTCCCCTGGATCAATGAAGTCCACATCCTCATCACTGGTATTGCCATCTTCATCAATCACCACCGCGGTTCGAGGAGCAAGTTCGGTTAGCTGCTTAATTGCCGACCGTGTCTTCCTTAAAGTAGCGTTTTCTAATACCTCACCAACCATAAAAAGCCAGGTAACAATCGCCGCTTCGTTATATTCGCCAATGATAAAAGCACCGATCACCGCAATACTGACGAGAACATCAATCGATATCAGCCGTACCTCTAATGATGAGATGGCTGTGAACAAAATCGGCAATAGACCGATGACCCCTGCAGTGGCCATTAGGATCTGATACATTAAGTTATTTGAGCTGATAAAGCGAAAAGCTTCTGCCAGAATTAATAAAACGGTCAAGCCGATCACCAATGCTTGTCGTTGCTCAGTCAGGAATCGTTGTACTTTGACCATATCGGCACCTCCTTTTACTGTCCTTAGTATAAGAAAAGAAGCCAGTAAGTTACTTGACCGTCATCAAGTTTGGTAATTTAAAAAGCCTCATAATTGGATTAACCAAATATAAGGCTTGATACGTGTTTCTACTTATTTAATTTGCTAATGATTTCATTAATTGAATATTTGATTTAGTTTGAATCAGTCCAGCAAGATATTTACCATCATCAATACTCATTGTGGATCGATGATTCAGCCAAAAGATCGGTGAAGGTTGCCAACTGTTCGGTAGCACTGTTTGATAGACGAACACCAATTTTATCCTTAATCAGGCGGATACAGGCAGTGTCAGCACTTTCATCCCGCCACAATAGGGTTTTTGGTAAAGCCCAGTGGCCCTCAAATGGCGGATAAGCCCGTTTGACCAGCAGGACTTGTGGTAAATGGGTCAGGGGATTAAAACTCCAAATAATATTTGCAATCGTAATTAGCGGATGCGCAACAACTTTGTCAGCCATCTCTTTCACCTCACAAAATATTATAGCGCAATCAAGAATCACAATTATCGACCTCTCACACCACCGTACGTACGGTTCCGTATACGGCAGTTCGACAACTTAATCACTTTGAATTGACTGGAGCGTCTTGGACATATTCATAAGTCCGAGTTGTTCCAGTTTTCTATTTGTTAGAGAATAGCTCAAGGTCTTACTGTGTGCAGTTCGCCAGTAGCCCTTGCGGGTACTAGCGAAGACATATGCATCACGCTGGGACAGCCCCAGCTTCTGTAAGTTAGTTACCTTAGTTTTAAGTTTCTTCCATTGCTTCCAGATATACTGTCTTATTCGGGCCCTCAACCACTTGTCAAGGCGTTGAATAAAGTCAGTTAGTTTCCCAATTGAGTAGTACTGAAGCCATCCACGCATTTTTCGCTGAATTTCTTCAAACATTCTTGTCAGAGATATTCCACGATTACGTTTAGTTAATAACTTCAATGCTTTCTTTATTCTTTGTTGCGATTGTTTTGCTGGACGGGCGTAGGCTCCATTGTGGTCTACACCCAACGAAAAGCCAAGAAACTTCAACCGTAGTGGGCTACCGACTTTGGTTTTATCTGAGTTCACTTTAACTTTCAATCGCTTTTCAAGAAACTGGGTAATGCTTCGCATTACTCGTTCTCCGGCTCGTTGACTTTTAACATAAATGTTACAATCATCCGCATAGCGCACAAAGTGGTGACCACGTCTAGTCAACTCTTTGTCCAACTCATTTAGATAGATGTTCGCCAGTAGTGGTGACAATGGCCCTCCTTGTGGGGTTCCTTTTTCACTCTTAGCGAAAAGCCCATGGTCTAAGACTCCGCTAGTTAGAAACTTACGAATGAGTCTTAGTGTCCATGGGTCATCAATATATTGTTGGAGATACTTAATCATCAAGTCATGATTAACGTTATCAAAATAGGCTTTTAGGTCTAAGTCGACAACTCTTCGATAACCTTGATTATAAAGATCTACTACTTTTGCAATAGCGTCGTGAGCCCCACGGTGAGGGCGGAAGCCAAAACTATTATCAGAGAAAACACGCTCAAAGATAGGTGTAAGAATTTGGGCCACAGCTTGTTGAACCATTCGGTCCACCACTGTTGGTATTCCGAGTTTTCTTACTCCACCATTAGGCTTCGGAATTTCTACCCGTTTGACTGGTGCTGGTTTATACTTGCCCTCACGCAAACTAGCGATCAATTCCGTCTTATTTTCTCTGAGATATGGCAGAAGGTCATTGACTGTCATATCGTCAATGCCTGCTGCCCCTTTATTTCTCTTAACTCGCAAATAAGCTTGATTAAGGTTATTGCGGTCCAAGACTAAGTCTTGGATAGTGACACTCATACCTTTACCTTCACCATAATCGGTACTACGCGCCCTTGTGTACTTTCGGTTTTCCAAACCTATCCTCGACAAGCGGTCAGCTTGTTGTTCTGTTTTCTGCGATTGTCGCACCTGATTACACCTCCGATATAAGTTACAAGTTATTGTCGTTCAGTCCTTCATCTGATTACTCAGACTACTATGACCTCAGCTGACTTCTGGCTTACTCAACGCTACATCACTGCACCGCTTGTTTCTGTGGAATTAAACTTATTCCTCTTGTCGGAAACGTGTAGGCCAGCTCTCCCCGGGTAAGGATATTAACTTTCGTACCATGTCACCGGTAGCTTTACTGAAAGTAACTTCGAGTAGTATTGGACTTCAACTTGTCATGCAGTCTTATCCAGTTAGTTCCAGCCTTATAGCTACTTCTTGTTCATCGGTGCAGTACTTTGCCTTAGACTTCCTTCAGATTCCACCTCACAGTGGACACCCTTGTCCTCAGCTCATGTTTCCGACTACTACGGTCCATAGCGGACTCTCACCGCCTAGCTAATACCCATGCCGGGCGCACATGTAAAGAAAATCATCATTTTAGAATACAACATCGAATTCAAAAATGATGACTTTCAAAATATGAATGTTCACTTCAAATCAAATAAATGTAAGAAACCTATTATTCCAAATATTTTCAAAAAAATTGATAGTATCTTCAGCTGTCATATATTTATTATCAAATGTACTGCTAGC of Limosilactobacillus reuteri subsp. reuteri contains these proteins:
- a CDS encoding Crp/Fnr family transcriptional regulator translates to MKEELCVHLVPLFNQLSLERQRQVEQLVHHQRIKRGTIVVSPDMDDRLMIVKSGHGRMYQLSEDGEERVQRMLKTGDYVGETWLLGVANHSSYVEMTTDSDICILNRQDFIQLIHHQSEIALKLMAGQAAMIESLRQQTRLMGLPNIEERVVTYLKQLMVDQQSSKVKLPLKLKDLSSYLGTTPETLSRTLAQLEADSKLTRHLRTIQIIHL
- a CDS encoding plasmid pRiA4b ORF-3 family protein codes for the protein MIDQFIASADGQLMGDDKTARRILDQFLNHFMLKNKICTVTTNLAAPNIFFAGTLDQIDEDLLSATLSNFYVFLSHTGIVSQSASRDVVDYLDTSYDIINGEPELAAPEDDYQDSFIQQLLDELSPAQADTSANVGNRQLINPENYDQAYVITAKLADFKPLASRTFVIKGSSTIEELAETVILMFHGDLAHLYDAINEQTEEFYTQSEDFVPGGMTKVKLDLATVSLLNEKDKLTIHYDYGDGWEFKLHVQKIQPVTNEELPHVQKARGYGIIEDIGGVGALEQYYDDYQKGQVDPDLLDWLGGEAIDLNAVDINELNQLIK
- a CDS encoding DUF3021 domain-containing protein translates to MINLKRGIRYFIRGMGYGSITYLAIIAFLTHNMTVSTTSVITVFIISGLIGELSFVFQTELPYSIALVIHLIGTFILYSVMMLINHWPLNWQTIVIFIIVYIAIWLFIRLLEEQHINRINKQIRNRQK
- the ltrA gene encoding group II intron reverse transcriptase/maturase, producing the protein MRQSQKTEQQADRLSRIGLENRKYTRARSTDYGEGKGMSVTIQDLVLDRNNLNQAYLRVKRNKGAAGIDDMTVNDLLPYLRENKTELIASLREGKYKPAPVKRVEIPKPNGGVRKLGIPTVVDRMVQQAVAQILTPIFERVFSDNSFGFRPHRGAHDAIAKVVDLYNQGYRRVVDLDLKAYFDNVNHDLMIKYLQQYIDDPWTLRLIRKFLTSGVLDHGLFAKSEKGTPQGGPLSPLLANIYLNELDKELTRRGHHFVRYADDCNIYVKSQRAGERVMRSITQFLEKRLKVKVNSDKTKVGSPLRLKFLGFSLGVDHNGAYARPAKQSQQRIKKALKLLTKRNRGISLTRMFEEIQRKMRGWLQYYSIGKLTDFIQRLDKWLRARIRQYIWKQWKKLKTKVTNLQKLGLSQRDAYVFASTRKGYWRTAHSKTLSYSLTNRKLEQLGLMNMSKTLQSIQSD
- a CDS encoding heavy-metal-associated domain-containing protein — encoded protein: MEKVMMKLDGLTCPSCLTKIQKSVETIDGTDDVKVLFNAGKVKFTLDLAKASPDDVQANIEKMGYTVQGIKVKELSDD
- a CDS encoding ABC transporter ATP-binding protein, encoding MLIKANNLTKRYGTKLALDNVNLQIDRGQLIAYLGTNGAGKSTTINLLTGLMTPTSGMIARRQGIKIGVVFQDSILDKELSVKDNLNFRSNLYHEDHTEWVHHLINLMGLTHFLNQRYGTLSGGQRRRVDITRALITDPDILFLDEPTTGLDLQTRLVIWNLLQRLQKEHGLTIFLTTHYLEEAENADQMYILENGKILVSGLATDIKQHYAPTKLVVTTNGHKLQTNYSEKQLTSQKFSFDGLNCSEVITLLHSNQEYIINFSYTPGSINDAFVKITGKELQ
- a CDS encoding LytTR family DNA-binding domain-containing protein, with amino-acid sequence MQIHFQSDPLLGPDDLNVTVNAVAKNDKVIKLLNYLDKYNQKSSSLIPIKTEDRILTIKQTELIKVEVTKNILSFYTKSDVIQTNGRLYQVLTRLNENFVQVSKHAIINLNHLLSLEAGFTGNMIAKLNFDQRADVSRKYLPELERRLGL
- a CDS encoding ABC transporter permease, translated to MIALIKRNLKIYFANKIGVLMSCLGALISFFIYIGFLQQNLISSWQSLPHAKEMLDLWMISGIVAIAGITTSFQALGQLVKDRESRTWDDLSLTDLTPFQINCSYLTATIFISTLMQIITFFIMAVYFILVDSITIPTTALLPGLVFIVLGAIGASAVNLIIVDLIHSSTTFSRLSAIIGAASGFMIATYMPYGTLSKSAQFVVKLFPSSYEAASLRSLLLNKLSKKFLPPSSRYQMIEYLGIHFKIHGYQLNNYSNALMIVGMSIVLIGLGAVLANRYQRKS